One window from the genome of Bacillus weihaiensis encodes:
- a CDS encoding murein hydrolase activator EnvC family protein produces MKRKLMTYSLAAIVGTSSILLPTYENTFAQTLDEKKQQIENEQSNVSSSINEKESEVSKLKEEEAKLNNEIKKIDIQYAEINGKIREKEASIEEARKKIEELKKEIEAVKARIEERNKLLEDRARALQESGGMVSYLDVLLGAQSFGDFVGRVNAVTTIVEADKEILKAHEADKVLLEQSEADLTNELKALESKLTELESLKKQLNVQKKKKEEIMAQVQEKHDEAIHEIHELEDEAAFLAEQKKAIEAEQKRQAEEAARKKAEEEAAAKAAAKAAAAKAAQSSKSSSSSSSSSSSTSNSSSSSSSSSSQTPSVTSGSFMWPASGSFTSGYGPRWGKLHAGIDIANTADVPIVASASGTVIRANYSSSYGNVVYISHSINGQVYTTLYAHMETLHVSSGQAVSKGQQIGIMGNTGRSTGQHLHFEIHKGPWNGQVNAVNPMNYLQ; encoded by the coding sequence TCAAACGTTAGATGAAAAAAAGCAACAAATTGAAAATGAGCAATCTAATGTTTCTTCAAGTATTAATGAAAAAGAAAGTGAAGTATCAAAGCTTAAAGAAGAAGAAGCCAAACTAAATAATGAAATTAAAAAGATTGATATCCAATATGCAGAAATTAATGGGAAAATCCGTGAAAAAGAAGCTAGTATAGAAGAAGCAAGGAAGAAAATTGAGGAATTGAAAAAAGAAATTGAGGCTGTTAAGGCTCGAATTGAAGAACGTAATAAGCTTTTGGAGGATCGTGCTCGAGCTCTTCAAGAGAGTGGCGGTATGGTTAGTTATTTAGATGTGCTTCTAGGTGCTCAAAGCTTTGGTGATTTTGTTGGTCGTGTTAATGCAGTCACAACGATTGTTGAAGCAGATAAAGAAATTTTAAAAGCGCATGAAGCAGATAAAGTTTTGTTAGAGCAGTCAGAAGCAGATCTAACGAATGAACTTAAAGCATTAGAAAGTAAATTAACAGAATTAGAGTCATTAAAGAAACAATTAAATGTTCAAAAGAAGAAAAAAGAAGAGATTATGGCTCAAGTGCAAGAAAAACATGATGAAGCGATACATGAAATTCATGAGCTAGAAGATGAAGCAGCATTCTTAGCTGAGCAAAAGAAAGCGATAGAAGCGGAGCAAAAGAGACAGGCTGAAGAAGCAGCTAGAAAAAAAGCAGAAGAAGAAGCGGCAGCAAAAGCAGCGGCAAAGGCTGCAGCTGCGAAGGCTGCTCAAAGTTCTAAATCTTCAAGCAGCTCAAGCTCAAGTAGTTCAAGCACAAGCAATTCTAGTTCTAGTAGTAGTAGTTCTTCCTCCCAAACGCCATCTGTAACAAGTGGTTCCTTTATGTGGCCAGCATCGGGTTCGTTTACCTCTGGCTATGGTCCAAGATGGGGGAAACTTCACGCTGGAATTGATATAGCAAACACAGCTGATGTACCGATTGTTGCATCAGCAAGTGGAACGGTTATCCGTGCAAACTATTCAAGCAGCTATGGAAATGTTGTTTATATTTCACATAGTATTAATGGACAAGTATATACAACTCTTTATGCACACATGGAAACATTACATGTAAGCTCAGGCCAAGCCGTATCAAAAGGTCAACAAATTGGAATTATGGGTAATACTGGTCGTTCAACGGGTCAGCATTTACACTTTGAAATTCATAAAGGACCGTGGAATGGTCAAGTGAACGCAGTAAATCCAATGAACTATCTACAATAA